In Hyphomicrobium denitrificans 1NES1, one DNA window encodes the following:
- a CDS encoding aspartate aminotransferase family protein, with protein MNVQIKPNDLAAFWMPFSANRQFKKAPRLFVEAKGVHYVTNDGRRVLDGTSGLWCVNAGHCRPKIIEAIKQQVETLDFAGAFQMGHTRAFEAANRLISIAPKGFEHVFFTNSGSESVETALKMAIAYHRAKGNGTKVRLIGRERGYHGVNFGGTSVGGIGGNRKMFGTLVGGVDHLRHTHDLSRNAFTRGEPEHGAELADDLERLVALHDASTIAAVIVEPVACSTGVLIPPKGYLKRLEAICRKHDILLIADEVITAFGRLGTAFGSDYFGISPDLITTAKAITNGTIPMGAVFVKSHIHDAFMNGPEWMIDFFHGYTYSGHPMACAAAIGTLDTFAEEGLLTRAAELAPYWGERVHALKGLPHVIDVRNIGLIGAVEFEPDPAQPGKRAYDRFVQAFEQGLLVRQTGDIIALSPPLIISKDEIDQLFDIFSKVLKNAS; from the coding sequence CGTCACCAACGACGGCCGCCGCGTGCTCGACGGCACGTCAGGGCTTTGGTGCGTCAACGCCGGGCACTGCCGGCCGAAAATCATCGAAGCGATCAAGCAGCAGGTCGAGACGCTGGATTTTGCCGGCGCATTCCAGATGGGGCATACGCGTGCTTTCGAAGCGGCGAACCGCCTGATCTCGATTGCGCCGAAAGGCTTCGAGCATGTCTTCTTCACGAACTCAGGTTCGGAATCGGTCGAGACGGCGCTCAAGATGGCGATTGCCTATCACCGTGCCAAGGGTAACGGTACGAAAGTCCGGCTGATCGGCCGTGAGCGCGGCTATCACGGCGTCAACTTCGGCGGTACGTCGGTCGGCGGCATCGGCGGCAACCGCAAGATGTTCGGAACGCTTGTCGGGGGCGTCGACCATCTCCGTCACACGCATGATCTGTCGCGCAACGCGTTTACCCGCGGCGAGCCTGAGCATGGCGCGGAACTCGCCGACGATCTCGAACGGCTCGTCGCGCTGCATGACGCTTCGACGATCGCAGCCGTCATCGTCGAACCGGTGGCCTGCTCGACGGGCGTTCTCATCCCACCCAAAGGCTATCTGAAGCGACTCGAAGCCATCTGCCGGAAGCACGACATCCTGCTCATAGCGGATGAAGTCATCACGGCGTTCGGCCGTCTCGGCACCGCATTCGGCTCAGATTATTTCGGTATCTCGCCGGACCTCATCACGACGGCCAAGGCGATCACCAACGGCACGATTCCGATGGGTGCGGTTTTTGTCAAATCGCACATCCACGATGCGTTCATGAATGGCCCCGAGTGGATGATAGATTTCTTCCACGGCTACACCTACTCGGGCCATCCGATGGCGTGCGCAGCGGCAATCGGCACGCTCGATACCTTCGCCGAAGAAGGGCTGCTGACTCGCGCCGCCGAGCTTGCACCCTATTGGGGAGAGCGGGTTCACGCCCTCAAGGGCCTGCCGCACGTCATCGACGTTCGCAACATCGGTCTGATCGGCGCTGTCGAATTCGAGCCTGATCCGGCGCAACCCGGCAAACGCGCCTACGACCGCTTCGTGCAAGCCTTCGAGCAAGGGCTGCTCGTCCGGCAGACAGGCGACATCATTGCGTTGTCGCCGCCGCTGATCATCTCGAAAGATGAGATCGATCAGCTGTTCGACATCTTCTCGAAAGTCCTGAAAAACGCGAGCTGA
- a CDS encoding IS1595 family transposase, whose translation MSVDPRDPMFHNEDKARAYFEEQRWPNGPVCPHCGSKHAHRLEGKAHRAGLLQCNDCLGQYSVTLGTVMESSHVPLTKWALAFHKMAASKKGISAKQIQRELDLGSYRTAWFMAHRIREAMGIPNDDGKIGGSGKTVESDETFVGGKKKNVHRGKPEPKKHAVMALVERGGKMRAKHVPNVTAKTIKKTLAKHADKASVLMTDDSTWSRTAGKSFADHGVVKHSLGEYVSKDGIAHIQTVESFFAILKRGITGSFHSVSEKHLQRYVDEFAFRWNARSSLGIEDAERAAQMVRGAEGKRLTYRQPDQV comes from the coding sequence ATGTCAGTCGATCCCCGCGATCCAATGTTCCACAACGAAGATAAGGCTCGGGCCTACTTCGAGGAACAGCGCTGGCCGAACGGCCCCGTCTGCCCGCACTGCGGTTCCAAGCACGCTCATCGCCTCGAAGGCAAAGCGCACCGCGCTGGCCTCTTACAGTGCAATGACTGCCTTGGTCAGTATTCCGTGACGCTCGGCACCGTCATGGAAAGCTCGCACGTTCCGCTGACCAAATGGGCTCTGGCCTTCCACAAGATGGCCGCCAGCAAGAAAGGTATCTCGGCCAAGCAGATCCAACGGGAACTGGACTTGGGCAGCTACCGCACGGCTTGGTTCATGGCGCACCGAATCCGGGAGGCGATGGGCATTCCGAACGATGATGGTAAGATTGGCGGTTCTGGTAAGACCGTCGAAAGCGACGAGACGTTTGTCGGCGGCAAAAAGAAGAACGTCCATCGTGGCAAGCCCGAGCCGAAAAAGCATGCCGTCATGGCGCTTGTCGAGCGTGGTGGAAAGATGCGCGCGAAGCACGTTCCGAACGTCACGGCCAAAACGATTAAAAAGACGTTGGCCAAGCATGCCGACAAGGCGTCAGTCCTGATGACGGACGACAGCACTTGGTCCCGGACAGCGGGCAAGAGCTTTGCCGACCATGGCGTCGTCAAGCACTCGTTGGGCGAATACGTTTCGAAGGACGGCATTGCCCACATCCAAACCGTGGAAAGCTTCTTCGCGATCCTGAAACGCGGCATCACGGGCAGCTTCCACTCCGTCAGCGAAAAGCACTTGCAACGGTATGTGGACGAGTTCGCGTTCCGCTGGAATGCTCGCTCTTCGCTCGGCATCGAAGACGCCGAACGCGCCGCTCAAATGGTGCGAGGCGCAGAAGGCAAGAGACTGACGTATCGACAGCCTGACCAAGTCTAG
- a CDS encoding DUF6088 family protein has protein sequence MAGINDKILKIVRRHGRGARVYTAADFRHLGSDRAVWQALSRLTKAGKLRRLARGLYDYPRHNKLLDIQVPASADAVAAAVGAVAGDSLAAAHALGVTTAVPVRPTYLTSGQSRSRTVGNRIIDLQHAPAWLLDFKDTPAMPFVQALNWLGDNADEDVVDKLRNQMTPEIERALKNKRVPGRLREPIRMLTLAPA, from the coding sequence ATGGCTGGAATAAATGATAAAATACTCAAGATAGTTCGCCGCCACGGTCGCGGCGCGCGCGTCTACACGGCAGCGGATTTCCGACACCTTGGTTCTGATAGGGCCGTGTGGCAGGCATTGTCGCGGCTTACGAAGGCTGGAAAGCTGCGTCGGTTGGCGCGAGGGCTTTACGACTATCCGAGGCACAATAAATTGCTCGATATTCAGGTCCCGGCTTCTGCAGATGCCGTCGCCGCTGCGGTTGGCGCCGTCGCTGGGGACAGTCTTGCTGCTGCGCATGCGCTTGGCGTCACGACCGCAGTTCCAGTACGCCCAACCTACCTGACGTCAGGCCAGAGTCGTTCACGTACTGTCGGAAATCGCATCATTGATCTCCAGCACGCTCCAGCATGGCTGTTGGATTTCAAGGACACGCCAGCGATGCCCTTTGTACAAGCGCTGAACTGGCTGGGTGACAATGCTGATGAGGATGTAGTGGACAAATTGCGCAATCAAATGACGCCAGAGATTGAGCGTGCTCTAAAAAACAAGCGCGTTCCTGGACGGCTGCGTGAACCCATCAGAATGTTGACCCTCGCCCCAGCATGA
- a CDS encoding nucleotidyl transferase AbiEii/AbiGii toxin family protein: MKSEEYARFEKMSRQNRRDIFEIVAEKRSIRAAYVEKDYWVCRVLDILMKERPYIPKCFFKGGTSLSKGFNLINRFSEDIDIVFSRIGLGIDVTNDPTDPNCVMSNTQRKKLIDEVKSKSAGHMRGKLVKKLTNALPKCTVSFDDGDGSVLVGYETVCDTDDYAKPRIKVEGGARGALVPTIEQRVVPYVQDLLTGKQKFDLGIDKITMIRPERTLLEKLVAIHGFNSKCACEDKSKRPRDANRYSRHFYDVACIAPTGHGKKALSDPELFAHVVSHSALTFPSGAARYDLAKPDTIAIVPTKAVQKMLEADYQSMRGMMFGTPPSFSDITKQLAIIEASLRQLEERQMVLDLV, encoded by the coding sequence ATGAAATCCGAAGAGTACGCTCGATTTGAAAAGATGTCGCGACAGAACCGCCGCGACATCTTTGAGATCGTTGCGGAAAAGAGAAGCATACGTGCCGCCTACGTTGAGAAGGACTATTGGGTCTGCCGCGTCTTAGATATTCTGATGAAAGAGCGCCCGTACATCCCCAAATGCTTTTTCAAAGGCGGTACTTCGCTGTCGAAGGGCTTCAATCTGATCAATCGGTTCTCTGAGGACATCGACATCGTCTTCTCACGCATCGGATTGGGAATTGATGTTACTAACGATCCTACTGATCCAAATTGCGTAATGTCTAATACGCAGCGCAAGAAGCTAATCGATGAAGTCAAAAGCAAGAGCGCTGGCCACATGCGTGGAAAATTGGTGAAGAAGCTCACCAATGCCCTACCAAAATGCACTGTTAGCTTCGATGATGGGGACGGTTCCGTGTTGGTGGGATACGAGACCGTATGCGACACCGACGATTACGCGAAGCCGCGAATAAAAGTCGAGGGTGGCGCGCGCGGGGCCTTAGTGCCCACGATCGAGCAACGCGTGGTGCCATACGTTCAAGACTTATTGACCGGAAAACAGAAATTCGATCTTGGGATCGATAAGATCACCATGATTAGGCCGGAACGCACGCTTCTTGAAAAGCTAGTAGCCATACACGGCTTCAACAGTAAGTGCGCATGCGAGGATAAATCAAAACGACCCCGGGATGCCAACCGTTACTCTCGACATTTCTATGATGTCGCGTGCATTGCGCCAACGGGGCATGGCAAAAAGGCTCTTAGTGACCCAGAGCTTTTCGCACACGTAGTCTCGCATTCCGCGCTGACCTTTCCAAGTGGTGCCGCACGCTACGATCTCGCTAAGCCCGATACGATTGCGATTGTGCCCACAAAAGCGGTTCAAAAAATGCTTGAGGCTGATTACCAATCGATGCGGGGCATGATGTTTGGAACGCCGCCCTCGTTCTCTGATATCACCAAACAGCTTGCAATCATCGAAGCCTCTCTGAGGCAGCTCGAAGAGCGACAGATGGTTCTTGACCTAGTCTAA
- the ald gene encoding alanine dehydrogenase, giving the protein MRIGVPTEIKSDEFRVGLVPGSVRELVTHGHEVIVQAGAGAGIFADDAAYAKAGARVVATEDDVFSGAQMIVKVKEPRPTEWKRLRPDQILFTYLHLAPDPEQAKGLMQSGVAAIAYETVTDARGGLPLLAPMSEVAGRLSIEAAAIALRRPAGGRGVLLGGVPGVKPAKVVVLGGGVVGTHAARMAAGLGATVSVIDKSLPRLRQLDELFKGRIVTLDATMETIENEVLGADVVIGAVLIAGASAPKLVTRAMLKDMKKGAVLVDVAIDQGGCFETSHPTTHARPTFEVDGIIHYCVTNIPGAVPVTSAQALNNATLPFVMKLADKGLAAFDRDPHLAAGLNVKEGRITHPAVAASLGFDSLDGARSFRIAAE; this is encoded by the coding sequence ATGCGGATCGGCGTTCCGACGGAGATCAAAAGCGATGAGTTTCGCGTCGGTCTCGTGCCCGGTTCGGTGCGTGAACTGGTAACTCACGGTCACGAGGTCATCGTCCAGGCCGGGGCCGGTGCAGGCATCTTCGCTGACGATGCCGCCTACGCGAAAGCGGGTGCCCGCGTCGTCGCCACTGAGGACGATGTCTTCAGCGGCGCCCAGATGATCGTGAAAGTAAAGGAACCGCGGCCCACCGAATGGAAGCGGCTGCGTCCCGATCAGATCCTTTTTACATATTTACACCTCGCGCCGGATCCCGAGCAGGCCAAGGGCCTGATGCAATCGGGCGTCGCGGCGATCGCCTACGAAACCGTGACCGACGCCAGAGGCGGCTTGCCGTTGCTCGCGCCGATGAGCGAGGTCGCCGGTCGGTTGTCGATTGAGGCTGCGGCCATTGCGTTGCGCCGGCCGGCCGGTGGGCGCGGCGTGTTGCTCGGCGGTGTCCCAGGCGTGAAGCCGGCCAAGGTCGTCGTGCTCGGCGGAGGCGTCGTCGGCACTCACGCGGCGAGAATGGCCGCGGGGCTCGGTGCTACAGTATCCGTCATCGACAAGTCGTTGCCGCGTCTGCGTCAGCTCGATGAGTTGTTCAAAGGCCGGATCGTCACGCTCGACGCTACGATGGAGACGATCGAGAACGAAGTCCTCGGCGCCGATGTCGTAATCGGTGCGGTTCTCATTGCGGGTGCCAGCGCGCCGAAACTCGTCACGCGCGCAATGCTGAAAGACATGAAGAAGGGTGCCGTGCTGGTCGATGTCGCGATCGATCAGGGCGGTTGCTTTGAAACGTCGCATCCGACGACGCACGCCCGCCCGACCTTCGAGGTCGACGGCATCATCCATTACTGCGTGACGAACATCCCGGGCGCCGTGCCCGTTACGTCGGCGCAGGCGTTAAACAATGCGACGTTGCCGTTCGTGATGAAACTAGCCGACAAGGGTCTCGCAGCCTTCGATCGCGATCCGCATCTCGCAGCAGGCTTGAACGTAAAGGAAGGACGGATCACGCATCCCGCAGTTGCCGCCTCGCTCGGCTTCGACAGCCTTGATGGCGCGCGCTCCTTTCGTATCGCTGCGGAATAG
- a CDS encoding Lrp/AsnC family transcriptional regulator has translation MTTTNLDALDKAILAALLADGRQSQVDLAERVPLSPTAIARRIRALEERGVISGYQARINRTSLGLTMMAVVQISLKSQSEDLLAAFEKAAAAAPSITSCHMMSGEDDYIITVLAHDLEDFERIHKEQLSRLPGVARLRSSFVLREVVSRPLPLASLAR, from the coding sequence ATGACAACAACCAATCTGGATGCTTTGGATAAGGCCATCCTGGCTGCGCTGCTCGCGGACGGACGGCAGTCGCAGGTCGACCTAGCCGAACGTGTACCGCTGTCTCCGACCGCCATTGCCCGGCGCATTCGCGCGCTGGAAGAACGCGGGGTTATTTCCGGTTATCAAGCGCGGATCAACCGCACATCTCTTGGGCTCACGATGATGGCCGTCGTGCAGATCAGTTTGAAAAGCCAAAGCGAGGATTTGCTCGCGGCTTTTGAAAAAGCAGCAGCGGCGGCGCCATCGATCACCTCGTGCCACATGATGTCGGGCGAGGACGATTACATCATCACCGTCCTTGCGCACGATCTCGAGGATTTCGAGCGCATCCACAAGGAGCAGCTTTCGCGGCTCCCGGGCGTGGCGCGGCTCAGGTCGAGCTTCGTTCTGCGCGAAGTCGTAAGCCGGCCGCTGCCGCTGGCATCCCTCGCGCGCTGA
- a CDS encoding L,D-transpeptidase family protein, which translates to MKVLLSTARYWDVFLRSAVTIAIVAFFQICPQFVTSSHAQMTLWDQIQGSLSGGGQDSAPVRKKEPLDDLRPDATPWRSDAMLNAISAAIDRYQKIVDSGGWPLVPPGRMMRVGDDDPRVPILRKRLRITGDMPANGSYYDAETFDSELEEGVKRFQRRHGIRVTGRIEQSVYPVLNTTADERLAQLKLNLQRLQSLMHGIEDRYVLVNIPAFQLEAVDKYEVQLRHRVIVGRPQRQTPEVRAMIKALNFFPYWRVPDSVATLDLVPRLKQEPGYLAEEGIRVYNGFNGPELDPKTIDWNAPQVASYKFKQDPGEKNALGLLRIDMSNEFGVYMHDTPMKNLFDQQSRPFSAGCVRVQNVFDLGDWIAHNEPGWEQPGHVRETLAGGQPMELKLTHPIPVYFAYITAWAEPSNGRIEFRPDIYGRDGAALRTAYQRDNDDAPPATAAAALAP; encoded by the coding sequence ATGAAGGTTTTACTTTCGACAGCGCGGTATTGGGATGTGTTCCTGAGAAGCGCCGTTACCATCGCTATTGTCGCATTTTTCCAAATCTGTCCGCAGTTCGTAACTTCAAGTCACGCGCAGATGACGCTTTGGGATCAAATCCAGGGATCGCTCTCTGGCGGCGGCCAGGACTCGGCGCCGGTGCGCAAGAAAGAACCTCTCGACGATCTCCGGCCCGACGCGACGCCATGGCGAAGCGACGCCATGCTCAACGCCATATCGGCTGCCATCGATCGCTATCAGAAGATCGTCGATAGCGGCGGCTGGCCTCTCGTCCCGCCAGGACGCATGATGCGCGTCGGCGATGACGATCCGCGCGTGCCCATTTTGAGGAAGCGCCTGCGCATCACGGGCGACATGCCCGCCAACGGTTCCTATTACGATGCCGAGACGTTCGATTCCGAACTCGAAGAGGGGGTGAAGCGCTTCCAGCGCCGCCACGGCATCCGCGTCACGGGCCGGATCGAGCAATCGGTATATCCGGTGCTGAATACGACGGCGGACGAGCGGCTGGCGCAGCTGAAACTTAACTTGCAGCGTCTTCAGTCTCTGATGCATGGCATCGAGGATCGTTATGTCCTCGTCAACATTCCCGCCTTCCAGCTCGAGGCCGTCGACAAGTACGAGGTGCAGTTGCGCCATCGCGTCATCGTCGGCCGTCCTCAACGCCAGACACCGGAAGTGCGCGCGATGATCAAGGCGCTGAACTTCTTCCCTTACTGGCGCGTTCCCGACAGCGTCGCGACGCTCGATCTTGTTCCACGTCTGAAGCAGGAACCTGGATATCTCGCTGAAGAAGGCATTCGCGTTTACAACGGCTTTAATGGTCCTGAGCTCGATCCCAAAACGATCGATTGGAACGCCCCGCAGGTGGCAAGCTACAAGTTCAAGCAGGATCCGGGCGAAAAGAATGCGCTCGGTCTTTTGCGCATCGACATGTCGAACGAGTTCGGCGTCTACATGCATGACACGCCGATGAAGAATCTCTTCGATCAGCAGAGCCGACCGTTCAGCGCGGGCTGCGTTCGCGTCCAGAACGTCTTCGACCTCGGGGATTGGATCGCTCACAACGAGCCCGGCTGGGAACAGCCTGGTCACGTGCGCGAAACGCTTGCTGGCGGGCAGCCGATGGAGTTGAAGCTGACGCATCCCATACCCGTGTACTTTGCCTACATCACGGCGTGGGCCGAACCGTCGAATGGCCGTATCGAGTTTCGCCCTGATATTTACGGGCGGGATGGTGCAGCGTTGCGGACTGCTTATCAGCGCGACAACGACGATGCGCCTCCGGCGACGGCTGCCGCCGCGCTGGCGCCTTAG
- the thiL gene encoding thiamine-phosphate kinase — protein sequence MPGTPFERDKNGPRVESETELIQTYLVPLAEGMPGAFGLRDDAAVIPHAPGIDLVFSSDPIIAGVHFFPDDRPADIARKALACNVSDMAAKGAEPLAYLLTLALPEAPERAWIADFAKGLRAAQTEFGCKLIGGDTDRTPGPLSIGITIIGSVPSGAFVPRHGSKAGDHVFITGTIGDAALGLALRREPSLFKDRLSESDREFLLDRYLRPRPRSALAAAVRTHARAALDISDGLVKDLTRLAGPLGLALKFDVIPLSSSVRAALAADPKVQDAILAGGGDYELLIAVSPEKAEKFLASAAKTGIAVRDVGVLDAGTHVAVLDSRGNRIEPRHPGYDHFLR from the coding sequence ATGCCGGGGACGCCCTTCGAGCGAGATAAGAACGGCCCCCGGGTCGAGAGCGAAACCGAGCTGATCCAGACCTATCTCGTGCCTCTTGCCGAAGGCATGCCCGGGGCGTTTGGGTTGAGAGACGACGCAGCGGTCATTCCGCATGCGCCCGGCATCGATCTGGTTTTCAGCAGCGATCCGATCATCGCAGGCGTCCACTTTTTTCCCGACGACCGGCCAGCCGACATCGCGCGGAAAGCGCTCGCCTGCAACGTTTCCGATATGGCGGCAAAGGGCGCTGAGCCTTTGGCGTATCTCTTGACGCTTGCATTGCCCGAGGCGCCGGAACGAGCCTGGATCGCAGACTTTGCAAAGGGTTTGCGCGCGGCGCAGACGGAATTCGGTTGCAAGCTGATCGGTGGCGATACGGACCGAACGCCGGGGCCGTTGTCGATCGGGATAACGATCATCGGGTCGGTTCCATCCGGCGCCTTCGTTCCCCGGCATGGAAGCAAAGCGGGAGATCATGTTTTCATTACAGGCACGATCGGAGACGCGGCCCTCGGGCTGGCGCTCCGCCGCGAGCCGTCACTGTTCAAAGATCGGTTGTCGGAATCCGATCGCGAGTTCCTGCTCGATCGGTATCTTCGCCCGCGGCCGCGTTCGGCGCTTGCAGCCGCCGTTCGCACCCATGCCCGGGCTGCGCTCGATATTTCCGATGGGCTGGTGAAAGATTTGACCCGCCTCGCCGGGCCGCTTGGTCTCGCGCTGAAGTTTGATGTGATCCCGTTGTCGTCATCTGTGCGCGCCGCGCTTGCAGCCGACCCGAAGGTCCAGGACGCCATTCTCGCCGGCGGCGGCGATTATGAGCTGCTCATCGCGGTTTCGCCCGAAAAGGCGGAGAAGTTCCTGGCGAGTGCCGCAAAAACGGGCATCGCGGTCCGCGATGTTGGCGTTCTCGATGCCGGAACCCACGTCGCTGTGCTCGATTCCAGGGGTAATCGGATCGAGCCGCGTCACCCGGGCTACGATCACTTTTTGCGGTAA
- the nusB gene encoding transcription antitermination factor NusB, whose translation MTAKEKPGPSEITARTAARIAAVQALYQMDLAGTDLNDVIAEFLNERLSGENRDEMLAGADRVFFADILRAVVRRQREIDPMIDEQLAAGWRLVRVDSILRAILRGGVAELVDRYDVPARVAISEYVNVARVFFDEDEPRVVNGILDKLARRLRTSEFERKPATPSQGGA comes from the coding sequence ATGACGGCCAAGGAGAAGCCGGGCCCCAGCGAGATTACGGCGCGCACAGCGGCCCGTATCGCCGCGGTTCAAGCATTGTACCAAATGGACCTCGCGGGTACGGACCTCAACGATGTGATCGCGGAGTTCCTGAACGAACGTCTGTCTGGCGAAAACCGTGACGAAATGCTGGCCGGAGCAGACCGCGTATTTTTCGCTGACATCTTGCGCGCCGTCGTGCGCCGCCAGCGCGAGATCGATCCGATGATCGACGAGCAGCTTGCGGCCGGCTGGCGGCTGGTGCGCGTCGACTCGATTCTAAGGGCTATACTGCGGGGCGGTGTTGCCGAACTCGTCGATCGTTACGATGTTCCGGCGCGTGTCGCGATCAGTGAATACGTCAATGTTGCCCGCGTTTTTTTCGATGAAGACGAACCTCGCGTGGTCAACGGTATCCTCGACAAGCTCGCGCGGCGGCTCAGAACCAGCGAATTTGAAAGAAAACCTGCAACGCCTTCGCAAGGCGGCGCCTAA
- the ribH gene encoding 6,7-dimethyl-8-ribityllumazine synthase → MVQKSQGAPNDEQSAHHIRAHILIIEARFYEDISDLLGEGAVAECERHGMTYERIVVPGALEIPQVLGAAAAARAAGRTTFDGAVALGCVIRGETGHYDIVCDNANHWLMDIAVRNEVPVGNAILTVDTREQAIARAEGGIKGKGGDAVRACARLIETKRAFWGASA, encoded by the coding sequence ATGGTCCAGAAATCGCAAGGCGCACCTAACGATGAACAGAGTGCGCATCATATTCGTGCGCACATCCTCATCATCGAGGCGCGTTTTTACGAGGATATTTCCGATCTGCTTGGGGAAGGTGCCGTCGCCGAGTGCGAACGACACGGCATGACTTATGAGCGCATCGTCGTTCCGGGAGCATTGGAGATACCGCAGGTTCTCGGTGCCGCGGCGGCGGCGCGCGCAGCCGGACGCACGACGTTCGACGGTGCCGTGGCGCTTGGCTGCGTGATCCGGGGCGAAACCGGCCACTACGATATCGTTTGCGATAACGCCAACCACTGGCTGATGGATATCGCCGTGCGCAACGAGGTTCCGGTCGGCAATGCGATTCTGACGGTCGATACGCGTGAGCAAGCCATCGCGCGTGCCGAAGGCGGCATCAAAGGCAAGGGCGGCGATGCCGTGCGTGCCTGCGCGCGCCTCATCGAGACGAAGCGCGCCTTCTGGGGAGCGTCCGCATGA
- the ribB gene encoding 3,4-dihydroxy-2-butanone-4-phosphate synthase has product MSVSSNLPASQSGSVLSPIEEIVEEMENGRVVILVDAEDRENEGDLIIPAQMATPDVINFMAKYGRGLICLSLTQARASELNLDYMVRNNGSRNRTAFTASIEAREGISTGISAFDRARTIATAVNPTKSADDIVSPGHVFPLIAREGGVLIRAGHTEASIDLARLAGLNPAAVICEVMNEDGKMARMPDLALFAKTHGLKIGSIEDLIAYRLKNERIVKRIAKTPVETAAGAFDLYVYETTVEPGEHLALVKGDVAKSGPVLVRVHAVNVLSDVLSVGGHGQEGTAVDQAMRAIEAEGRGIIVLIRDLRPKSVSEWVLRRQDPGSGQDLNKERRQVEIGIGSQILSDLGVKDMVLLSTSPQHVYVGLEAFGLHVTGTRKIE; this is encoded by the coding sequence ATGTCGGTCTCATCAAATCTTCCGGCCTCCCAAAGCGGCAGCGTGCTGTCGCCGATCGAGGAGATCGTGGAGGAAATGGAGAATGGCCGGGTTGTCATTCTCGTTGATGCAGAAGATCGCGAGAACGAAGGCGATCTCATAATCCCGGCGCAGATGGCGACGCCGGACGTCATCAACTTCATGGCCAAGTACGGCCGCGGCCTCATCTGCCTGTCGCTGACGCAGGCGCGCGCCAGCGAGCTCAACTTGGATTACATGGTTCGCAATAACGGCTCGCGCAATCGCACGGCTTTCACGGCCTCGATCGAGGCGCGCGAGGGTATCTCGACCGGGATCTCGGCCTTCGACCGCGCACGCACAATCGCGACCGCGGTCAACCCGACGAAGAGCGCCGACGATATCGTCTCGCCGGGCCACGTCTTTCCGCTGATCGCTCGCGAAGGTGGCGTCCTCATCCGCGCCGGGCATACCGAAGCGTCGATCGACCTTGCGAGGCTGGCGGGCCTCAACCCCGCTGCCGTCATCTGCGAGGTGATGAACGAGGACGGCAAGATGGCGCGCATGCCCGATCTCGCGCTCTTCGCCAAGACGCACGGTCTCAAGATCGGATCGATCGAAGATCTGATTGCCTATCGCCTGAAGAACGAGCGCATCGTCAAGCGCATCGCCAAGACGCCCGTCGAGACGGCAGCCGGCGCCTTCGACCTTTATGTGTATGAGACAACGGTTGAGCCTGGAGAGCATCTGGCGCTTGTCAAAGGCGACGTTGCCAAGAGCGGTCCGGTTCTCGTGCGTGTTCACGCCGTCAACGTGCTCTCCGACGTTTTGAGCGTTGGCGGCCATGGGCAGGAAGGCACGGCGGTCGACCAGGCCATGCGAGCCATCGAAGCCGAAGGACGCGGCATTATCGTTCTCATTCGCGATTTGCGGCCGAAGTCCGTGTCGGAGTGGGTGTTGAGACGTCAAGATCCGGGCTCGGGACAGGATCTGAACAAAGAGCGGCGGCAGGTCGAGATCGGCATAGGTTCTCAAATCCTGTCCGATCTTGGCGTCAAGGACATGGTGTTGCTGTCGACGTCGCCGCAGCACGTCTACGTCGGCCTCGAGGCCTTCGGCTTGCACGTCACCGGCACACGCAAAATCGAGTAG
- a CDS encoding riboflavin synthase, with protein MFTGLITDVGEIIGKSDGKFTLRTAYALRPEDAGISICCNGVCLTATSIKPLADGAEFSVDVSNETLAKTTLSNWIAGSRVNLERSLKVGDELGGHIVSGHVDGVAKIVSITQDGASKRFLFEAPEHLSRYIAPKGSVALDGTSLTVNEVSEDRFGVNLIPHSLTVTTWGGKNPGDLVNLEVDVFARYVARLMEFRI; from the coding sequence ATGTTTACCGGATTGATCACGGATGTCGGTGAAATCATCGGCAAGTCGGACGGCAAATTCACGCTGCGCACGGCCTACGCGCTACGGCCGGAAGACGCCGGCATCTCGATCTGCTGCAACGGCGTTTGTTTGACCGCGACGTCGATAAAACCGCTCGCTGATGGCGCCGAGTTTTCTGTCGACGTTTCCAACGAGACGCTCGCAAAAACGACGCTCTCCAACTGGATCGCGGGCAGCCGTGTCAATTTGGAGCGGTCGCTGAAGGTCGGCGACGAGCTTGGCGGCCATATCGTCTCCGGCCATGTCGACGGGGTTGCCAAGATCGTCAGCATCACTCAGGACGGAGCCAGCAAACGCTTCCTTTTCGAAGCGCCGGAGCATTTATCGCGCTATATTGCGCCCAAGGGGTCCGTCGCGCTCGATGGCACGTCTCTGACCGTGAATGAGGTTTCGGAAGACCGCTTCGGCGTTAATCTCATTCCGCACAGCTTGACGGTCACGACATGGGGCGGCAAAAACCCCGGCGATTTAGTGAACCTCGAAGTGGACGTTTTTGCTCGCTACGTTGCACGCCTCATGGAGTTTCGTATCTGA